ccgggttactgcattagtaacatttatattattcttatttcatattttgaaaatattattaatcaattcatttttattaatttattagttttttttttttttacaatgatGGCATGTAATGTGTTATAGCTCGATGGTAAACACTTCATTGGTTAAACGTGAGGTCGCGGGTTCGAATCTTATACATGCTCCGtttctaaatttttaaatatACGAAGTTTACGTGAAATGAAATATTCACAAACAGAGCGCCATGTGACACATAAACTTCTTTAGAAACACGAGGAAAAGTAAGAAAAGAGTAATAATTTGTTACCAAGAATAAAAAAGGTTAGAAAAGAGTAAAGTTTGATAGAAGAAATGACATATGGATGGGGTGACACATGTCATCATGGTATGCAATAATTAAGTAGTATACATaattaatataaaataaaataaaggtgtTTTTCTATATTATATTCTTGTATTTCTTTGATTTCTATGTTGTACCAATGTATTTAAAATCTTCTACATTGTACCCCTGTACTTGTAAAATATAGTCAACCGTATCCTTGTTGTTAATCCAACGTTTAAAAAACTCGTTACTTTTTAAATTTAACAAACTAAGGTTTTTCTATATTACAATCAACATTATGTTTGTTGTTAACCCAACGTTAAAGTAGAAAAatctttattttaaaaatctTTTAAAACTATAACGAAACTTGTTAACATTGGGTTGGCGTAGGGTAGTGGAGTACAAACATTTTATAATATaccatcaaaatacaaaaaatgaATGATGTTTtagtttatactccctccgttcctaaataagtgtcacttttGGGCCTCGGCACGGTGCTTAAGAAAATTGTAAAGTGTGTAAGAGTTAATTATtgggaatgtttttttttttttggaggatAAAGTAggtaattgtttaattgaataaagtacaaataaaagtgtatgtggagattgaaaagtggaaaaatgtagaatgtgtaagtaaaagtaattatgatttgtagaaaagtgggaaaagtgtatggaaaagtgtgaaaagtgtatggaaaagtgggaaaagtacatgttcaaaaatagaaatgcGACACTTATAAGAGAACGCCAAAAATGGaaaagtgacacttatttaggaacggagggagtactacgtattaaatataaaatactttctccgtctctttttgttctttacgtttggtatttttcacgcattttaacgactaattaatgtgcattaagatttctctaattttttttaaatttaaacaaggcaaattatgtttatttgtaatgttttcacttttattaaaactagattttagcccgtgcgattcacggattctattaaattgttatgtttaaataaaaatcctatatatatatatatatatatatatatatatatgtatatatatatatatatatatatatatgtatatatatataccaatttatatattatattagaatagttttttatttttcattgaatttcattctatattttattttttaattatgagagtgtttgtttttagatgaaattgtatatacgtaatatgaataattaattaataaaaatttctacgtgacaattaattatttatctatgtggcactcgacatttttaattcaaaattaattttgaattcttatttttcattggcagaaaccattatttttcctacgtggtgctctaatattggattaatgtttgattttaaactgaattttatttattttattttagattagtgtttgattttggatgaattttattttagatttattttttaatttttagagtgtttgaatttagatggagttgtatatatctacgtggcaatcaatttttttaattcaaaaataaattagaaatcttatttttcattggccgaaaccattagtaatcctaggtggcgctctaatatttcagcaaatatatATTGGGAAgatgagaaaaaattaaaatcccaatgcaaaagtgtgagagattaaataacccaaataatTTAATAGGTcaaaataatcatttgacacaacttttgatagaatattaaaacatttatATGATGATAGAAaatgaaatgtaaagaacattttgggacaccaaaaaaggaaaatgtaaagaacaaaatgagaCTAAGGGAGTACTAAATTAGGTTCCATGTACGCacgaatattttaaaattattatttaatctttttttatgaaataattaactgaaatattttTCACCCTAAAACTAATGCATACCccaattaataaattttaaggATACTCATTTAACCATGGATCTATTCCATAATATGCAAACTTGGTCCTACTACTATTATACAcgaaatattttatatgtttgatatgctaatttgatcaaaatattcgatatacggagtatttgaTATGCTAACTTGACCAATTTTTTCTGAGTAAATATAAAGTTGTACTACCAGATTGTTACCAtgcaatccgtggactatggaccataGTGCACggtgagcatggtgcaccatgtgcaccaaaagaacacatgtgtataaacaaaagaacatgacactacgataaaagaacatgcgatataatgttttacttttttgttataaaaaatcacaatttattaaaaatataaaaaaatatatgtccatgttctttttacgtaatcagatgttcttttaattatatactaatgttcttaaggtgcaccatgctctatgtgcaccatggtccaccttctaataTAAGGTCATTGGCGTGATCCTATCTAGGGGTTCAATCACGTAACAACTAGGGTATCGCCCATACTAATTAGTGGTTAGTAGTACTTACTTAAAAGTGTAAGACTTTAACATAATCATAAGTCATATGGGTGGTTTATGTTCAACATTTTCCTTCATCTTTCTACATGTAAATTGTTTGACGTTCTAACCCCATATGAATGGTatagttacaacttacaagacAGAATATCCCCAAATTTAGTAAAGTTGAAAGAAAAGCCAGCAATTTTAGTATTTGAATTTACTAATTAATTTGTCATGGTTTCCTTTTGTTTGATTGTCCTCTGTTTATTTTCTATGATTGTCATCCTCCTCCCtctttatttctctctctttttcaaTCCCCTAATCCGTTAGCTCCTCGTTCATTCACCGGAAAGAAGGAACATTTTGTGGGAGATATTGcaaaacctcaatttttgcataaattcttagagagagagagagaatcgAGGGGTAGCTTAGTGGAGCTACCCTAATCTCCTAGGGTCCCACCCCGATTGGATGTTCGGGGTGGGAAAAAAAAAGGGAGGAGGATATTGTAGCCAGCCTGTTTGTGTCATAAGAAACAGGGCTCGGAATGTACCTTCGCCGGTAATCTAGAGCCCAGGGTTTGAGTTTTATCAGCTGTTAAACAAATCTATAGTTGTTATTATTAAAAGAAATGAATAAAACATCGAGGGAACCGACTTGTCTAAGAATACCACCATGGTACCACAGGCAACATTTGGTGGAATTCCCTTCAGTTATATTGCAACTTCAAATGTTTGTTGTCTACTGTCTAACTCAACTCATTCATCACACTTCCTGCAAGCATTTTGGCCTCCCTCCTCTTGTTTCCCAATTAATAGTATGCATGCTCTCCTTTTCTTTCATTACAGCTTTTgttgtttttcttattttatgATACTACTACCTACatgtttagtttagtttagtttagttaGTGCAGTATATGTTACTGTATAATAAATGTTTTGATGAATGATAATCATATATTATATTATAGGCGGGTGTGGTCCTGAGTCCAGAAATATGGAGTAGAAGTATCCAGCCACTCAAGGCAGGTCATGAAATAATATTTCCAGTGGCAAGTGAAGAAGTATGGAAGACTATAGCTATGTTGGGTTTCGCTCTTTCTATATTCATAATCTCTGTTAAAACAGATTTCAGCATCATCCTGAAAACTGGGAGAAAACCTGTTGTAATCGGACTACTAGTTCCCTTTGTCACAGGCTTTGTAAGCTTAACAGTTGCAATTTGGTATCAAGTAGATGAGGAACTAAGACGAGTTCGTGAACTTTCAGCCAGCGCATCAGTAATATCATTGTCTACATTTCCTGTGATTGCTGTTCTTCTTAGTGACTTGAAACTTCTTAACTCAGAACTTGGTAGATTAGCATTGTCTTGTGGGATTGTTGGAGAGATGGCAGGGCTTTGTCACACATTAATATTGAAACGGATATTTACTACAGTTTCACTTCTTCAAAAAAGGGAGACAGCAGGAGTTGTATTCTTTGTTACACGTCGTGTTATTGGACTTGCTGTGTTCTTCCTCTGTGTAATATACTTTCTCAGACCATGGAtgaaaagcataataaaacagACACCAAAAGGGAAACCAGTCAAGGCTACTTACCTTATTCTTGTATTTTTGTTGATGTTGATAGGAGGCATCATATCAGATACCGGTGGTGAGTTTGTAATAGTTGGTTGTTGGGTGGTGGGAGCTGTAGTACCTGATGGACCACCTTTAGGATCAGCTATTGTCAGTAAATTCGACACCTTAGTCTCCGGGATTCTTGTTCCTTTTTTCATAACCATGTCGGCCATGAGGGCTAATGTGTTCAAAGCTAATTTTCATGACAAGACCATCCATGGTGAACTCCTCATCACTCTGTCTGGTTTCTCTACAAAGATCCTTGTTTGCCTTGTGTGTGGAAAATACTATGATATGGGAATCTCAGATACTTTGGCTCTTGCTGCCATTATGTCATCCAAAGGCCTTGTTGATATTGGGATCTTAAACATGTTATTTGATTCTGAGGTAACTAACTTACCTAATTGTCTGCTTGTTAATTAAGAGGACATTTTCTTATGTTTTTTATCTTGACATTTGTACTTTTGGCAGATGATTAGAGAGTCGACTTGTGCATATTTGATGATTGTTACAATTGTTACTGCAATTGTAGTACCGATCACAGTAAAGTGCCTTTATCAACCTCTAAGGAAGTATGTAGGATATGAGAAGAGAGATATAGTGAGTTGCAACCCAGAAGCTCATCTGCGAGTACTTTGTTGCATATCTAGACCAGATGATGTACCTGCAGTGATCCATCTGCTAGCTCTTTCAAATCAATCAGCAAACCATATAATATTGGATGTTCTACACCTTATAAAGCTAGCAGGAAGAGCACAACCCATATTCGTATCTCATGATTTGCAGGAAGGAAATGCATCAGAAAACATGTCATTCTCAGAAGATATGATCTCCTCTTTTAAGTCATTGATTCAAAGAGCTAGCATGGACAATGACCTGTTTGTACACTTGTACACAACAGTGACACCACATAAGGCAATGCATGATGATATATGCACTCTTGCCCTTAACAATTCAGCATCACTTATCATCTTACCTTTCCACAGAAAGTTAAGTAGTTTGGATGGATCTGTTGATTTTGAAGATCATGGACAGAGAGTCCTAAACAACAGCATCCTCGAGCGAGCCCCGTGTTCTGTTGGAGTCTTTATCAACAAAGGAACATTAAAAATCCCCACAACTCATTCCTCAAACTTGACATCAATAGTAGTGCAATCCCCAACTGAGTCTCCTGGACAAAATGACTTCTCAGCAGCAGTTATTTTCATAGGAGGAGCAGATGATCAAGAAGCAgtagcatatgccaaacggatTGCTTCAGGAACAAAGGTATGGGTGCTTGTTATCCGACTTATTGTTGCTCAAGATGAACGTGAACTTAGTGTGCTTGATTCCACAACACTATCAGATATCCAAGAATACAAAAACATAAAACCACAATTTAATTACTCAGAACAAATGGTCCATGATGGTTCACAAACAGCAAAAATGTTAAGGTCAATTGCACAAGACTTTGACCTTATGATTGTAGGAAGATCACACGATTTAAATAGTCCTCAACTTTCTGGTTTACAACAATGGAGTGAAGTAAGGGAACTTGGTATCCTTGGAGATATCTTAGCAGCACCAGATTTTCCTGGCAGGACATCAGTTTTGGTTATACAACGCCAAAAACAATGGTCGTCAAAAGGCTACAAGTATAGTTGATTGCTTCTAGATAGTCTTTTCGATACTTGTACATAAATCAATTTTTGTTGTACAAATTCGACCTAACGATATCTTTTACTCCATGATATGATTTAGTACAGAATAGTTATTTGgtctaaatatgaaaattaCATACAAGTTCAATACGAGCAAACTCTTCCCATGGGAGAGGTTTGTATTACTGTTTATACACATACATACGTACTGTAATAAAAATGAAATATGCACGAGTTCTATCAAGAATACTACGTATTTCCTTTATTCCACATACTTTGGACTTTGGATCGTGTTAATTCATACTCGTTCGTTCTTTAGATCGATGCAACTT
This Spinacia oleracea cultivar Varoflay chromosome 6, BTI_SOV_V1, whole genome shotgun sequence DNA region includes the following protein-coding sequences:
- the LOC110776861 gene encoding cation/H(+) antiporter 3 isoform X1; protein product: MNKTSREPTCLRIPPWYHRQHLVEFPSVILQLQMFVVYCLTQLIHHTSCKHFGLPPLVSQLIAGVVLSPEIWSRSIQPLKAGHEIIFPVASEEVWKTIAMLGFALSIFIISVKTDFSIILKTGRKPVVIGLLVPFVTGFVSLTVAIWYQVDEELRRVRELSASASVISLSTFPVIAVLLSDLKLLNSELGRLALSCGIVGEMAGLCHTLILKRIFTTVSLLQKRETAGVVFFVTRRVIGLAVFFLCVIYFLRPWMKSIIKQTPKGKPVKATYLILVFLLMLIGGIISDTGGEFVIVGCWVVGAVVPDGPPLGSAIVSKFDTLVSGILVPFFITMSAMRANVFKANFHDKTIHGELLITLSGFSTKILVCLVCGKYYDMGISDTLALAAIMSSKGLVDIGILNMLFDSEMIRESTCAYLMIVTIVTAIVVPITVKCLYQPLRKYVGYEKRDIVSCNPEAHLRVLCCISRPDDVPAVIHLLALSNQSANHIILDVLHLIKLAGRAQPIFVSHDLQEGNASENMSFSEDMISSFKSLIQRASMDNDLFVHLYTTVTPHKAMHDDICTLALNNSASLIILPFHRKLSSLDGSVDFEDHGQRVLNNSILERAPCSVGVFINKGTLKIPTTHSSNLTSIVVQSPTESPGQNDFSAAVIFIGGADDQEAVAYAKRIASGTKVWVLVIRLIVAQDERELSVLDSTTLSDIQEYKNIKPQFNYSEQMVHDGSQTAKMLRSIAQDFDLMIVGRSHDLNSPQLSGLQQWSEVRELGILGDILAAPDFPGRTSVLVIQRQKQWSSKGYKYS
- the LOC110776861 gene encoding cation/H(+) antiporter 3 isoform X2 — its product is MLGFALSIFIISVKTDFSIILKTGRKPVVIGLLVPFVTGFVSLTVAIWYQVDEELRRVRELSASASVISLSTFPVIAVLLSDLKLLNSELGRLALSCGIVGEMAGLCHTLILKRIFTTVSLLQKRETAGVVFFVTRRVIGLAVFFLCVIYFLRPWMKSIIKQTPKGKPVKATYLILVFLLMLIGGIISDTGGEFVIVGCWVVGAVVPDGPPLGSAIVSKFDTLVSGILVPFFITMSAMRANVFKANFHDKTIHGELLITLSGFSTKILVCLVCGKYYDMGISDTLALAAIMSSKGLVDIGILNMLFDSEMIRESTCAYLMIVTIVTAIVVPITVKCLYQPLRKYVGYEKRDIVSCNPEAHLRVLCCISRPDDVPAVIHLLALSNQSANHIILDVLHLIKLAGRAQPIFVSHDLQEGNASENMSFSEDMISSFKSLIQRASMDNDLFVHLYTTVTPHKAMHDDICTLALNNSASLIILPFHRKLSSLDGSVDFEDHGQRVLNNSILERAPCSVGVFINKGTLKIPTTHSSNLTSIVVQSPTESPGQNDFSAAVIFIGGADDQEAVAYAKRIASGTKVWVLVIRLIVAQDERELSVLDSTTLSDIQEYKNIKPQFNYSEQMVHDGSQTAKMLRSIAQDFDLMIVGRSHDLNSPQLSGLQQWSEVRELGILGDILAAPDFPGRTSVLVIQRQKQWSSKGYKYS